The following are encoded in a window of Vibrio sp. SCSIO 43136 genomic DNA:
- a CDS encoding S66 peptidase family protein, with amino-acid sequence MITPKPLKKGDKIGFFSPSSPATVFAPKRFERAKSYLESHGFELIAGSLTGVSDGYRSGSIQARADELNALIRDPQVRCIMSTIGGNNSNALLPYIDYDALKRDPKIIIGYSDVTALLLGIYAKTGIVTFYGPALVASFGEFPPLVDQTMHSFLELVTNPHLGDLAQPYQYLMPEFWTDTMINWETQDGPKPVTPNEWQFIGQGRVTGRIIGGNLNTMAGIWGSPYMPNIEEGDILLLEDCLKGIETIERSFAHLLACGVFDKVGAIILGKHELFDDKGTGRTPLDVLLEVLNGKSVPILYGFDSCHTHPMLTTPIGVQASIDFDKCQISLI; translated from the coding sequence ATGATCACCCCCAAGCCGCTCAAAAAAGGCGACAAAATCGGTTTCTTTTCCCCATCGTCACCTGCGACAGTATTCGCCCCAAAGCGATTTGAGCGAGCAAAATCCTACTTAGAGTCTCATGGGTTTGAACTGATTGCAGGCTCGCTCACTGGTGTTTCAGATGGTTATCGTTCTGGCTCTATCCAAGCTCGAGCCGACGAGTTGAATGCATTGATCCGTGACCCACAAGTGCGCTGCATTATGTCCACCATTGGCGGCAACAACAGCAATGCATTACTCCCATACATTGACTACGACGCCTTAAAACGCGACCCAAAGATCATCATTGGGTATTCTGATGTTACCGCTTTACTGCTAGGCATCTACGCAAAAACAGGGATAGTCACCTTCTACGGCCCGGCATTGGTGGCTTCATTTGGCGAGTTCCCACCGCTTGTCGACCAAACCATGCACTCCTTTCTAGAACTGGTCACCAACCCACACCTAGGTGACTTAGCGCAGCCCTACCAGTACCTAATGCCTGAATTCTGGACCGACACCATGATCAACTGGGAAACTCAAGACGGCCCAAAACCCGTAACGCCTAATGAATGGCAGTTCATCGGCCAAGGGCGAGTCACAGGTCGCATCATCGGTGGCAACCTCAACACCATGGCAGGGATCTGGGGCAGTCCATACATGCCGAACATTGAAGAAGGGGACATCTTATTACTCGAAGATTGCCTAAAAGGCATAGAAACCATCGAGCGCTCTTTTGCGCATCTATTGGCCTGTGGCGTGTTTGATAAAGTTGGAGCAATTATTCTTGGCAAACATGAACTGTTTGACGATAAAGGGACAGGGCGAACACCGCTAGACGTGCTTTTAGAAGTATTGAACGGAAAAAGCGTCCCGATCCTATACGGCTTTGATAGCTGCCATACTCATCCAATGTTGACGACACCGATAGGAGTTCAGGCATCGATTGATTTTGATAAGTGCCAGATAAGCCTAATTTAA